The Archaeoglobaceae archaeon genome includes a region encoding these proteins:
- a CDS encoding archease: MRYRFIDHTADIAFEVYGRTLEELLENSAYAFYEAFVDLKKIKGQEKRFIEVEAEDEDLLLYRWLNEILFLFETQFFAGKRVKVSIDNKKAIGEIEGGKFGREAVKVEPKAITMHKFGIRKEVDKLVAFVVVDI; the protein is encoded by the coding sequence ATGCGATACAGGTTTATTGATCACACAGCAGACATAGCCTTTGAGGTTTATGGCAGAACTCTTGAAGAGCTATTAGAAAACTCTGCCTACGCTTTTTACGAGGCTTTTGTCGACTTAAAAAAGATTAAAGGTCAAGAGAAAAGATTCATCGAAGTTGAGGCTGAGGATGAGGATTTATTGCTTTATCGCTGGCTCAATGAGATTCTTTTCCTTTTTGAAACTCAATTTTTTGCTGGAAAAAGAGTTAAAGTTAGTATAGATAATAAAAAAGCGATTGGAGAAATCGAGGGAGGGAAGTTTGGTAGAGAAGCAGTAAAGGTTGAACCAAAGGCGATAACGATGCATAAATTTGGAATAAGGAAGGAAGTAGATAAGCTGGTTGCTTTTGTAGTTGTAGACATATGA
- a CDS encoding DUF763 domain-containing protein — protein sequence MSEIYLPLHNGKAPYWLLNRMKSLAEQIVKVIVLEYGELEFLKRISNPIFFQSFSNVLGFDWNSSGSTTVLTGVLKSVLNKPDFEIRVAGGKGASALNTPEEIRNFASELGVNAEMLIKFSRLSAKADNAALIDGYTLYHHAVFFTPNHFTVVQQGMNPEEKLARRYHWSVYKTIPKLEDVHSGIISERIEREVVNMLSSKSREAVGTILDVVRDRRFKEDYSRLFSLVKFGEKLMIPRKIDWKAVERAYELQPERFEDLLLIRGIGRETIRALALISDLIYNVEYDKQDPAKFCFAVGGKDGVPFPVRRDIYDQVIEFMKEVLEQTDLESFEKKKAFERLHKILKI from the coding sequence ATGAGCGAAATCTACCTGCCATTGCACAATGGGAAAGCCCCATACTGGCTTTTAAATAGAATGAAGAGTCTTGCGGAGCAAATTGTCAAAGTTATCGTGCTGGAATACGGTGAGCTGGAGTTTTTGAAGCGAATTTCCAATCCGATCTTTTTCCAGTCTTTTTCAAATGTCCTTGGCTTTGACTGGAATTCCAGCGGGAGCACTACTGTGCTCACCGGAGTGCTAAAATCGGTTTTAAACAAACCAGACTTCGAAATCCGGGTTGCAGGAGGTAAAGGAGCCAGTGCACTGAATACTCCTGAAGAAATTAGAAACTTCGCTTCTGAGCTTGGCGTAAATGCTGAAATGCTTATAAAATTCAGCAGACTTTCAGCAAAGGCTGACAACGCCGCACTGATTGACGGCTACACACTTTATCATCACGCAGTCTTTTTTACACCAAACCATTTCACAGTAGTTCAGCAGGGAATGAATCCTGAAGAAAAGCTTGCAAGAAGATACCACTGGAGCGTCTACAAGACAATTCCGAAGCTTGAAGATGTTCACAGTGGAATTATAAGTGAGAGAATTGAAAGAGAAGTCGTTAACATGCTTTCGAGCAAAAGTAGGGAAGCAGTAGGGACAATTCTGGATGTAGTCAGAGATCGCAGATTCAAGGAAGACTACTCAAGGCTTTTCTCTCTGGTAAAATTCGGTGAAAAGCTAATGATTCCAAGAAAAATAGACTGGAAGGCAGTCGAGAGAGCTTATGAGCTTCAGCCTGAAAGATTTGAAGATCTTCTGCTTATAAGGGGGATAGGTAGGGAGACGATAAGGGCTCTTGCTTTAATCTCGGATTTGATTTACAACGTGGAATACGACAAACAGGATCCTGCAAAGTTCTGCTTTGCGGTTGGTGGCAAGGATGGAGTGCCATTTCCCGTGCGAAGAGACATTTATGATCAGGTGATAGAATTCATGAAAGAAGTGCTGGAGCAGACAGATCTCGAAAGTTTTGAAAAGAAAAAGGCATTCGAAAGGTTACACAAAATTCTGAAAATCTGA
- a CDS encoding tRNA(Met) cytidine acetyltransferase TmcA, with amino-acid sequence MEELFQEVVKAGEIAVKNRHRFMVFLCSSSLKKAVDVAEKVYLEHKKRFEKDQLLVVGREDFLEIAKDKFKGELVHWKNSINVLGMTFSSLIMDLSEGFHPNDLGIVVETVEEGGIIIAISPRLEKWKNLISKWHEDLISEPFRLEDVVGRFYRRFLNRTLAAEGVIIYDIDKNEIIKKYEFSPKGSSREEIVIPGEETRIKKKLYKLCATQDQVRVLQLFERFFEREKERKAVVITADRGRGKTAVLGIVTPALVSRLERLLKRPIRVLVVAPTPHAVQNYFKFLIKAMKRQGMKDFYVKKTDELVTVLNSKYARIEYTIPRRALEEKEFADILIVDEAAGIEVPVLLKITEGVRHVIFSTTIHGYEGTGRSFNVRFLKKLEEDESIEVEKIHLSEPIRYGVGDPIENWLYDVLLLNAQPAEIGSEDIEKIKNSELEFELLEKEELLKDEKLLREFFGIYVLAHYRNRPSDLAVLLDTPNHLPAVIKVNGKVVCSLHLAIEGGMDDGLIAKIREGYKPRGQIIPDLVLKHFWNYDFSRVKGVRIVRIAVHPSAMDMGIGSFALRRIIEWAEQNGLEWVGSGFGVSNELIRFWLKNGFVPIHMTPQRNEVSGEYTIIVLKSIKVDESVKKMNIEFIRRFIEYLSDELSDLETEIAIYILKSLKGNVECDPPKIRELEIERITKYFEGLGFYEYISDIARPLVRYYYSNVDKTKLDEREEQILVAKCLQLRSWREIGGEERYKTLLNALKKVWDWFQSKQKIIISRS; translated from the coding sequence ATGGAAGAACTTTTTCAAGAAGTAGTTAAAGCAGGAGAGATTGCGGTCAAGAATCGGCACAGATTTATGGTTTTTCTGTGCTCAAGTAGCCTTAAGAAGGCTGTTGATGTTGCTGAAAAGGTGTATTTAGAGCATAAAAAAAGATTTGAAAAGGATCAACTACTCGTAGTTGGTAGAGAGGACTTTTTAGAAATTGCAAAAGATAAGTTCAAGGGCGAGCTTGTTCACTGGAAAAATTCTATAAATGTGCTCGGAATGACTTTTTCTTCACTTATAATGGATTTAAGCGAGGGTTTTCATCCTAATGATCTTGGAATAGTAGTTGAGACAGTTGAGGAGGGTGGAATTATAATTGCAATCTCTCCAAGGCTTGAAAAGTGGAAAAATCTGATAAGCAAATGGCATGAAGATCTGATCAGCGAACCTTTCAGACTTGAGGACGTTGTTGGGCGGTTTTATCGCAGATTTCTAAATAGAACTCTGGCAGCAGAAGGAGTTATAATTTACGATATTGATAAAAATGAAATTATTAAAAAATATGAATTTTCTCCCAAAGGTTCTTCGAGAGAAGAAATTGTGATCCCGGGAGAGGAGACAAGAATAAAGAAAAAGCTCTACAAGCTTTGTGCAACTCAGGATCAAGTCAGAGTTCTTCAGCTATTTGAGAGGTTCTTTGAGAGAGAGAAAGAACGAAAGGCAGTCGTGATTACAGCTGATCGTGGAAGAGGAAAGACTGCGGTGCTTGGAATCGTAACTCCTGCTCTCGTTTCAAGGCTCGAAAGATTGCTGAAGAGACCAATTCGAGTTCTCGTTGTTGCCCCAACACCGCATGCGGTTCAGAATTACTTCAAGTTTCTAATAAAAGCCATGAAGCGGCAGGGAATGAAAGACTTCTACGTTAAGAAAACAGATGAACTTGTCACTGTTTTGAACAGCAAATATGCTCGGATTGAGTATACAATTCCAAGAAGAGCTTTAGAGGAGAAAGAGTTCGCAGACATACTGATAGTTGACGAGGCTGCGGGTATTGAAGTTCCGGTGCTCCTGAAGATTACAGAGGGAGTTAGACATGTGATTTTTTCAACAACGATTCATGGTTACGAAGGAACCGGGAGGAGTTTTAACGTTAGATTCCTCAAAAAGCTTGAAGAAGACGAAAGCATAGAAGTTGAAAAAATACATCTCTCCGAGCCCATAAGATACGGTGTCGGAGATCCGATTGAGAACTGGCTTTACGATGTTTTATTACTCAATGCACAACCAGCAGAGATTGGTAGCGAGGACATTGAGAAGATTAAGAATTCCGAGCTTGAATTTGAACTACTTGAGAAGGAAGAACTGTTGAAAGACGAAAAATTGTTGAGAGAATTCTTTGGAATTTACGTGCTTGCACACTACAGAAATCGCCCCTCTGATCTTGCGGTTTTGCTTGATACACCAAATCATCTTCCAGCAGTGATTAAAGTAAACGGTAAAGTTGTTTGTTCACTTCATCTTGCAATCGAGGGTGGAATGGATGACGGGCTAATTGCAAAGATCAGGGAAGGATATAAGCCAAGAGGTCAGATAATTCCAGATCTTGTTCTGAAGCACTTTTGGAATTACGATTTTTCAAGAGTTAAGGGGGTGAGAATTGTTAGGATTGCAGTTCATCCGAGCGCTATGGATATGGGTATTGGGAGCTTTGCTTTGAGGAGAATAATTGAATGGGCCGAGCAGAACGGCTTGGAGTGGGTCGGTTCGGGTTTTGGCGTTTCCAATGAACTAATAAGGTTCTGGCTTAAAAACGGTTTTGTGCCAATCCACATGACTCCCCAGCGAAATGAGGTGAGTGGAGAATACACGATAATTGTGCTCAAGTCTATAAAAGTTGATGAAAGTGTTAAAAAGATGAACATCGAATTCATTCGAAGGTTTATTGAATATCTGAGTGATGAACTCAGCGATCTTGAAACTGAAATAGCCATTTACATCCTTAAATCACTTAAAGGAAACGTAGAATGCGATCCACCAAAGATTCGAGAGCTTGAGATTGAAAGAATTACGAAATACTTTGAAGGTTTAGGCTTCTATGAATACATTTCCGACATAGCACGACCTCTTGTGAGATATTACTATTCAAATGTCGATAAAACGAAGCTTGATGAAAGAGAAGAGCAAATACTGGTTGCAAAGTGTCTTCAGCTACGCTCTTGGCGGGAAATTGGTGGGGAAGAAAGATATAAAACCCTGCTTAACGCATTAAAAAAAGTTTGGGACTGGTTCCAGAGTAAGCAAAAAATTATTATTTCTCGCTCATAA
- a CDS encoding NifU family protein, with amino-acid sequence MVPKQKVIEVVEKDIKPMLMAEGGSIEVVEVNEKEGIVKVRLLGACGTCPMSMITLTAFVERVLRTKIPELKKVVPV; translated from the coding sequence ATGGTTCCGAAACAAAAAGTCATTGAAGTCGTCGAGAAAGATATAAAACCGATGCTTATGGCTGAGGGCGGAAGCATTGAAGTTGTTGAAGTGAATGAAAAGGAAGGGATTGTTAAGGTTCGACTTTTAGGAGCATGCGGAACGTGTCCCATGTCCATGATCACTCTTACGGCTTTTGTTGAGAGGGTTTTGAGAACCAAGATTCCGGAACTCAAAAAAGTAGTGCCGGTATGA
- a CDS encoding VIT1/CCC1 transporter family protein gives MNLRKLREARVYFDLVEISAILRRYFVIGFFDGLITIAGMIIGAYLSGHNTRELIIPVGFATALALGISSSWGAFEAERIEQKALRYRREKSMLSKLDETIFDEAHKFATFFSSLVHGVSPMLGALILILPYVFLSPFEALECSLIICSASLFVLGVIMGRMAKDRAILNGLRMLILGLIVLVIVLVLNPGHVI, from the coding sequence ATGAACCTACGAAAACTTAGGGAAGCGAGAGTTTACTTTGATCTCGTAGAAATTTCGGCAATCTTGAGGAGATACTTTGTAATTGGCTTTTTTGACGGGCTAATAACAATTGCAGGAATGATTATTGGAGCTTATCTTTCTGGACATAACACTCGGGAGCTAATAATTCCAGTAGGCTTTGCAACCGCTTTGGCTTTGGGAATTTCAAGCTCTTGGGGAGCTTTTGAGGCAGAGAGAATTGAACAGAAGGCGTTAAGATATAGAAGGGAGAAGTCTATGCTTTCTAAACTCGACGAAACGATTTTTGACGAAGCCCACAAATTTGCAACCTTTTTCTCGTCGCTGGTTCATGGAGTATCACCGATGTTAGGTGCTTTGATACTTATTCTCCCATACGTTTTTCTTTCACCTTTTGAGGCTTTGGAGTGTTCACTGATCATCTGTTCTGCAAGCCTTTTCGTCCTTGGTGTAATTATGGGCAGAATGGCTAAGGATAGAGCAATTCTAAATGGCTTAAGAATGCTCATTTTGGGGCTCATCGTTCTCGTCATTGTTCTTGTATTGAACCCGGGACATGTGATATAG
- a CDS encoding 3-isopropylmalate dehydratase small subunit encodes MGRVWKFGDDIDTDVIIPGKYLVFNEPEELAKHAFENVRRDIAIKAKKGDFIVAGRNFGCGSSREHAVLALKGLGVSAVIAKSFARIFFRNAINTGLLVIECPETDKISEGDEIELDLKNGVIVNLTKGEKYKINEMPEFLLKIVESGGLINYCRKEMGR; translated from the coding sequence ATGGGAAGAGTCTGGAAGTTTGGTGATGACATAGACACCGATGTGATCATTCCGGGCAAATATCTGGTCTTTAATGAACCTGAGGAGCTTGCAAAGCATGCTTTTGAGAATGTTAGGAGAGATATTGCAATCAAAGCTAAAAAAGGTGATTTTATCGTTGCTGGCAGGAACTTTGGCTGTGGCAGTAGCAGGGAACATGCGGTTCTGGCTTTAAAGGGTCTGGGTGTGAGTGCAGTAATAGCGAAATCATTTGCGAGGATCTTCTTCAGAAATGCTATTAACACTGGCTTGTTGGTTATCGAGTGCCCTGAGACTGATAAGATCAGTGAAGGAGACGAAATTGAGCTTGATCTGAAGAATGGCGTGATCGTGAATTTAACAAAAGGTGAGAAATACAAAATAAACGAGATGCCGGAGTTTTTGCTTAAGATCGTTGAAAGTGGGGGGCTTATTAACTATTGCAGGAAGGAGATGGGAAGATGA
- a CDS encoding isocitrate/isopropylmalate family dehydrogenase, with the protein MKIVVIPGDGIGKEVMDATILILNELDLGLQYEFYEAGDEALQKYGKALPEETLEACRKNSVVLFGAAGESAADVIVRLRQELETYANVRPARALKGVKCLYPGLDLVVVRENTECLYKGFEFEIEDSALAMRVITKRASERIARFAFELAKKEGRKKVTALHKANVMRKTCGVFRNACRTVAKEYPNIEFNEYYIDAACMFLVMNPYRFDVIVTTNMFGDIVSDLTAGLVGGLGIAPSANIGDKYAIFEPVHGAAFDIAGKGIANPTAMILTACMMLRHIGYTEEAEKVEKALEETIASGKTTPDLGGNLKTKEFAVEVIKRLKEKF; encoded by the coding sequence ATGAAAATCGTTGTAATTCCCGGGGACGGCATAGGAAAGGAAGTGATGGATGCTACGATTCTAATCCTGAACGAACTCGATCTTGGTCTGCAATATGAGTTCTATGAAGCAGGAGATGAGGCTTTGCAAAAATATGGAAAAGCTTTGCCTGAGGAAACGCTTGAAGCTTGCAGAAAGAACTCTGTGGTGCTTTTCGGTGCTGCAGGTGAGAGTGCTGCGGACGTGATAGTTAGGCTACGCCAAGAACTTGAGACTTATGCAAACGTGAGACCCGCAAGAGCTTTGAAGGGTGTCAAGTGCCTTTATCCGGGGCTTGATCTTGTTGTTGTTCGAGAGAACACAGAATGCCTATACAAAGGCTTTGAGTTCGAAATCGAAGATTCAGCACTTGCGATGAGAGTCATAACAAAAAGAGCTTCTGAGAGAATAGCAAGATTTGCTTTTGAGCTTGCAAAGAAAGAGGGGCGAAAGAAGGTCACCGCATTGCATAAGGCTAATGTGATGAGGAAAACATGCGGAGTCTTTAGGAATGCATGCAGAACGGTTGCGAAAGAGTATCCGAACATAGAATTCAACGAATACTACATAGACGCAGCCTGCATGTTTCTCGTGATGAACCCCTATCGATTCGATGTGATCGTTACCACAAACATGTTCGGCGATATTGTTAGCGATCTCACCGCTGGACTTGTTGGCGGGCTTGGAATAGCTCCTTCAGCAAACATTGGAGATAAATATGCGATCTTCGAGCCAGTTCACGGGGCGGCATTTGATATTGCGGGAAAGGGAATTGCGAACCCGACTGCAATGATCCTCACAGCTTGCATGATGCTTCGACATATTGGCTATACTGAAGAAGCTGAGAAGGTCGAAAAAGCTCTTGAAGAGACAATAGCAAGTGGAAAGACAACTCCAGACCTTGGGGGGAATTTGAAGACGAAAGAATTTGCAGTTGAAGTTATAAAAAGGCTGAAAGAGAAATTCTGA
- a CDS encoding YIP1 family protein, translating into MDILVNPDKFFSERKTMSFKLPVVIVLISAIMATFTAYFSLETVLEVAVKEMRKQGLSGSQIEMFKPLIMVSTLGGAFVSTFIGWMVVTALLYVFSAIFKGKGNFATLMKFVAFSYIPAIILCPITIYLGYESFVMRNSDALTASVFFGMVLYIWQSVYWVFAVKNERELSSRHAAIASGIVLLIFLSASIYALLQPSIIEIVG; encoded by the coding sequence ATGGACATTTTGGTAAATCCTGACAAGTTCTTTTCAGAGCGTAAGACAATGAGTTTTAAATTGCCAGTAGTTATCGTGCTGATTTCAGCAATAATGGCAACTTTTACCGCTTATTTTTCATTGGAAACTGTCTTGGAAGTGGCAGTAAAGGAGATGAGGAAGCAGGGATTATCCGGGTCGCAAATAGAGATGTTTAAGCCATTGATCATGGTTTCAACATTGGGTGGTGCTTTTGTGTCTACCTTTATAGGGTGGATGGTAGTTACAGCACTTCTTTATGTTTTTTCGGCAATCTTTAAGGGAAAAGGAAACTTTGCAACTCTGATGAAATTTGTGGCATTCAGCTATATTCCAGCGATCATTTTATGCCCTATAACGATTTATCTCGGATATGAGTCATTTGTAATGCGAAATTCGGATGCACTGACAGCTTCCGTATTCTTCGGAATGGTTCTTTATATCTGGCAGTCAGTATATTGGGTTTTTGCGGTGAAAAATGAGAGGGAATTGAGTTCGAGGCATGCTGCGATCGCATCAGGAATAGTTTTGTTAATCTTCTTATCTGCATCGATTTACGCCTTGCTACAACCATCAATCATAGAAATAGTTGGATAG
- a CDS encoding YlbF family regulator, translating to MIDEEVREKAEALAEALMNLQEYRDFLEMEKNLKADTEAQAMIIEFQKKQQDFITKQMSGVFDNDLLNELTDLQSKLNARESVVMFIESYNRLLSTIGEILDIISERLELDVGEVYRR from the coding sequence ATGATAGATGAAGAAGTTAGGGAAAAGGCTGAAGCCTTGGCCGAGGCGTTAATGAACCTCCAGGAATACAGAGACTTCTTAGAAATGGAGAAAAACCTGAAAGCGGATACCGAAGCTCAGGCGATGATTATTGAGTTCCAGAAGAAACAACAGGACTTTATAACAAAGCAGATGTCGGGTGTTTTTGATAACGATCTTTTGAATGAGCTAACAGATCTGCAATCGAAGTTAAATGCAAGGGAAAGTGTAGTCATGTTCATCGAGTCATACAACCGGCTACTTTCAACAATTGGCGAAATTCTTGACATAATAAGCGAACGCCTCGAGCTGGATGTTGGAGAAGTCTACAGAAGGTAG
- a CDS encoding cytochrome c biogenesis protein CcdA yields MFEELIAFFLGFISILSPCVLPVLPIVFAGSKLEIKDSLALFAGLILSISLLSLTSVLISGLRLLASILLLFFSAYLLSDRLELEISKRFSKLASISKMKLPPFFIGFLLTFLWLPCITPFLGIAVSEAVLSERPLLVSLFYVLGFSSAILVVLLFGKSLKVSFEKLRKILGFATLISAIYLISIHLG; encoded by the coding sequence ATGTTCGAAGAATTAATTGCATTTTTTCTGGGCTTCATATCCATTCTGTCTCCATGCGTCCTTCCAGTGCTACCTATAGTTTTTGCTGGCTCAAAGCTTGAAATAAAGGATTCTTTGGCTCTATTCGCTGGTCTGATCCTGTCGATCTCGCTTTTAAGCCTAACTTCTGTGTTGATCTCCGGATTAAGGCTTTTAGCAAGCATTCTACTGCTGTTCTTCTCAGCATACCTGCTCAGCGACCGCTTGGAACTGGAGATCTCAAAAAGATTTTCGAAACTGGCCTCAATATCAAAAATGAAGCTACCCCCCTTCTTTATTGGCTTTCTTCTCACTTTTCTCTGGCTTCCATGCATTACGCCCTTCTTGGGAATCGCAGTTTCTGAAGCAGTTTTGAGCGAGAGGCCTTTACTGGTTTCTTTATTCTACGTTCTGGGCTTTTCCTCAGCAATCTTGGTGGTCTTACTTTTTGGTAAAAGTCTGAAGGTTAGTTTTGAAAAGCTTCGCAAAATACTCGGGTTTGCGACCTTAATTTCCGCAATTTACTTAATCTCAATTCATTTAGGCTAA
- the thpR gene encoding RNA 2',3'-cyclic phosphodiesterase, translating to MRLFVAVEMDEKIKESLSPLLAELSRVKGLKTVERENLHTTLMFLGEVPEAKLSEIQNSLSRLDFKNFKIALKGVGKFPKKGEPRVVWIGIEEGREEIIRLAESVYSALKKLGFERDKPFEAHVTIARVKRRNPELEKVLEKYKDQNFGEMVVKDFRLKQSILKPSGPIYKDIFVFGGRNE from the coding sequence ATGAGGCTGTTCGTTGCGGTTGAAATGGATGAGAAAATCAAGGAAAGTCTCTCGCCTTTGCTTGCCGAGCTATCTCGGGTTAAAGGTTTGAAGACTGTTGAGCGGGAAAATCTCCACACAACTTTGATGTTCCTCGGCGAGGTTCCAGAGGCTAAATTGAGTGAAATTCAGAATTCTCTCTCAAGACTTGACTTTAAAAACTTTAAAATCGCTCTGAAAGGTGTCGGGAAGTTTCCAAAGAAAGGTGAACCGAGGGTTGTATGGATTGGAATCGAAGAGGGCAGAGAAGAGATCATCAGACTTGCAGAAAGCGTGTATTCGGCACTCAAGAAGCTCGGATTTGAAAGGGATAAGCCATTCGAGGCTCATGTAACAATTGCAAGGGTTAAAAGAAGGAATCCCGAGCTTGAAAAAGTCTTAGAAAAATATAAAGACCAAAATTTTGGAGAGATGGTTGTTAAAGATTTCAGGCTGAAGCAGAGCATTCTTAAGCCATCTGGCCCAATTTACAAGGACATTTTTGTTTTTGGTGGCAGAAATGAATGA
- the cca gene encoding CCA tRNA nucleotidyltransferase, whose product MNELLSEALKLAIPSEEEVEKAKRAEKELLEKLNSLALDYRLVGSYARNTWLRGNLEIDVFVLFPATIPKKELENQIIEIGKKIFEKFELRYAEHPYVHGELLGVEVDLVPCYRVESANKIISAVDRTPFHHEWLKERVKGKENEIRLLKLFLKANGLYGAEYKVRGFSGYLCELLIVFYGSFIECIKNARKWDRKTVIDPKKGETRKGEFFFVVDPVDEKRNVAANLSIDNLARFVHLSRLFFENPSIEFFIPKRKRISAGIILKAMELRSSEIFALEFEKPDIVEDNLYPQLERAGRKIFEMLKREGFMPLRFSYFAKDKCYLIFECQIKELSRITRKLGPIFEDHDNVKNFLSKQRVFEPFLEDGRWWAFDFRKHTRPEEAVSEFVVANYQALGKNVGLKLKEGFRILKGEELLSASIIEELAEFLGVRE is encoded by the coding sequence ATGAATGAACTGCTGAGCGAAGCTCTTAAGCTTGCAATTCCAAGCGAGGAGGAGGTTGAAAAGGCTAAGAGAGCTGAAAAAGAGCTTTTAGAAAAGCTGAATTCCTTGGCACTTGATTACAGGCTTGTGGGTAGCTATGCAAGGAATACTTGGCTTCGTGGCAATCTGGAGATAGATGTTTTTGTCCTTTTCCCAGCTACGATTCCAAAAAAAGAGCTTGAAAATCAAATCATTGAGATCGGCAAAAAAATATTTGAAAAATTCGAGCTGAGGTATGCTGAGCATCCATATGTTCATGGAGAGCTTTTAGGCGTTGAAGTTGATCTCGTTCCGTGCTACAGAGTTGAGAGTGCCAATAAGATCATTTCTGCTGTTGACAGGACACCATTTCACCATGAATGGCTTAAAGAAAGAGTTAAAGGGAAAGAAAACGAAATAAGGCTTTTGAAGTTGTTTCTGAAGGCTAATGGACTGTATGGTGCAGAATATAAAGTCAGAGGCTTTTCAGGCTATCTCTGCGAGCTTCTAATAGTCTTTTACGGATCATTTATTGAATGCATTAAAAATGCCCGAAAATGGGATCGAAAAACTGTTATAGATCCAAAAAAAGGAGAAACTCGCAAAGGAGAATTTTTCTTTGTAGTTGATCCAGTTGACGAGAAAAGAAACGTTGCGGCAAATCTGAGCATTGATAATTTGGCAAGGTTTGTGCATCTCTCAAGACTTTTCTTTGAAAATCCCTCAATTGAATTTTTTATTCCTAAGCGAAAAAGGATTTCAGCAGGCATTATTTTGAAGGCTATGGAGCTCAGAAGTTCCGAAATATTTGCGTTGGAGTTTGAAAAGCCAGACATCGTTGAAGACAACCTTTATCCACAGCTCGAAAGAGCGGGAAGAAAGATCTTTGAGATGCTAAAAAGAGAGGGCTTTATGCCCCTTCGCTTCAGCTATTTCGCCAAGGATAAATGTTATCTGATCTTTGAATGTCAGATAAAGGAGCTTTCGAGGATCACGAGAAAACTTGGACCCATATTTGAGGACCACGATAATGTGAAGAATTTTCTGTCGAAGCAGAGAGTTTTTGAACCCTTCTTAGAGGATGGCAGATGGTGGGCTTTCGACTTCAGAAAGCATACGAGGCCAGAAGAGGCGGTTTCGGAATTTGTGGTTGCAAATTATCAGGCTCTCGGGAAGAATGTTGGCTTAAAGCTTAAAGAAGGCTTTAGGATCCTTAAGGGAGAGGAATTGCTTTCCGCATCAATAATTGAAGAGCTTGCTGAATTTTTAGGGGTGAGAGAATGA
- a CDS encoding MBL fold metallo-hydrolase — protein MKITFLGTGVSVPCEKRAQSSILIEDDLKFLVDIGCGALLRLEELGIQPTEIDAVCLTHNHLDHNGDLINLLKARWLMDGDIIEIYGPKGTKNFMESMLNVYPYLRGKLKFFVCEDEKFEIGGLKVSTLATIHTIESRAYILDDAVAISGDTRAFPELFALDCDVIIHELSLPFGFKADFHTTPENLKECLGSCKAEKLYLTHLYPMTLAQKDRILEFFEFNAIIAEDLMSFEL, from the coding sequence ATGAAGATCACTTTTCTTGGCACTGGTGTTTCAGTGCCGTGTGAAAAAAGGGCTCAGAGTTCGATTCTTATTGAAGACGATTTAAAGTTTCTTGTCGATATCGGCTGTGGGGCTCTGCTTAGACTTGAAGAACTGGGCATTCAGCCCACGGAAATAGATGCGGTTTGCCTGACCCATAACCACTTGGATCATAACGGAGATCTGATCAACCTTTTAAAGGCAAGATGGCTAATGGATGGTGATATAATTGAGATCTATGGTCCAAAGGGAACAAAGAACTTCATGGAAAGCATGCTAAATGTCTATCCGTATCTAAGGGGAAAGCTTAAGTTCTTTGTTTGCGAAGATGAAAAGTTTGAGATTGGGGGACTGAAAGTAAGCACTCTTGCGACGATTCACACGATCGAAAGCAGAGCTTACATTTTAGACGATGCTGTAGCAATAAGCGGGGACACAAGGGCTTTTCCCGAGTTATTTGCCTTGGATTGCGATGTTATAATCCATGAGCTATCTTTGCCCTTTGGATTCAAGGCGGACTTTCACACAACGCCCGAGAATCTTAAAGAGTGCCTTGGATCTTGCAAAGCTGAAAAGCTTTATCTAACCCATCTTTACCCAATGACCCTCGCACAGAAAGACAGAATTCTCGAATTCTTCGAATTCAATGCTATTATAGCGGAAGATCTGATGAGCTTTGAGCTATGA